Proteins from a genomic interval of Treponema brennaborense DSM 12168:
- a CDS encoding HPr family phosphocarrier protein: MKRFEYTIKAADGIHARPAGILVNKALKYKCSISMKYGDKEANVKKLFALMKLGVKQNDKISLFFDGEDEEDAYAEITANIGENY; encoded by the coding sequence ATGAAACGATTCGAGTACACGATAAAAGCCGCCGACGGAATTCACGCACGGCCGGCAGGAATTCTGGTAAACAAGGCACTGAAATACAAATGCAGCATATCGATGAAATACGGCGACAAAGAAGCGAACGTAAAAAAACTGTTCGCGCTGATGAAACTCGGAGTAAAGCAGAACGATAAAATCAGTTTGTTTTTCGACGGCGAAGACGAAGAAGACGCCTATGCTGAAATCACCGCAAATATCGGGGAAAATTATTAA
- the licT gene encoding BglG family transcription antiterminator LicT: MILKIIKILNNNAAVCTDPEGFEKIVMGRGLAFQQKCGAVIDESKIEKIFILKNEETNFRFQEFIQNIPIEDMLLSEEIIAHAKKLCPKELHDSIYITLTDHLNAAMERAKQNIAVTSPITSAIKSFYPEEFRIGLDALDIIKKATGRSFSIDEAAFITMHFVTAELGAGSPELNSMLEFVQDVSILVKRCLPVKIDETSPAWQRFLVHLSFFAQRIMTASGSSDGETELYDSIAKTFPAARNCVDRITAYVEEKYPYTVDKNEKTYLTIHINRIVTGKE; encoded by the coding sequence ATGATTTTGAAAATAATAAAGATTTTAAATAACAACGCGGCAGTCTGCACGGACCCTGAAGGATTTGAAAAAATCGTGATGGGTCGCGGACTCGCTTTTCAGCAAAAATGCGGAGCCGTAATAGATGAATCGAAAATCGAAAAAATCTTCATTCTCAAAAATGAAGAAACGAATTTCCGGTTTCAGGAATTCATTCAAAACATTCCCATCGAAGATATGCTGCTTTCTGAAGAAATAATAGCACATGCAAAAAAATTATGCCCCAAAGAACTGCACGACAGCATATACATAACGCTCACGGATCATCTGAACGCCGCGATGGAACGGGCAAAGCAAAATATCGCCGTTACCAGCCCGATTACCAGTGCAATCAAAAGTTTTTATCCGGAGGAATTCCGGATCGGGCTGGATGCGCTCGACATCATCAAAAAAGCGACCGGACGTTCGTTTTCAATTGATGAAGCCGCATTCATTACGATGCACTTCGTTACGGCGGAACTCGGAGCCGGTTCTCCGGAACTCAATTCCATGCTGGAATTCGTACAGGACGTAAGCATTCTGGTAAAACGCTGTCTTCCGGTAAAAATCGACGAAACGTCGCCGGCGTGGCAAAGATTCCTCGTGCATCTGTCTTTTTTTGCCCAAAGAATCATGACCGCAAGCGGAAGTTCCGATGGCGAAACGGAACTCTACGATTCAATCGCAAAAACGTTCCCCGCCGCACGAAACTGCGTCGATCGGATTACCGCGTACGTAGAAGAAAAATATCCGTACACGGTGGATAAAAACGAAAAAACGTATTTAACGATACATATAAACCGGATAGTCACCGGCAAGGAGTAA